The Deltaproteobacteria bacterium IMCC39524 genomic interval AGGACTTCCCCGGCTTGACCTACGGCTATCAGGGTCGCCAGGCCCGCATGAAAGAGAGCACCGGTGGCTTGGCCAACGGCTTTATCATGGCGATGATCGCTATCTACTTTCTTTTGGCAATCCCTTTCCGCAGCTACAGCCAGCCGATGGTCGTCATGCTGGCGATTCCCTTCGGTGTGGTCGGTGCCGTTCTCGGCCATCTGATAATGGGTTACAGCCTCAGCCTGATGAGCATGATGGGCATCGTCGCCCTCTCCGGCGTGGTGGTCAACGATTCCCTGGTGCTAATCGACTACGCCAACCGTCAGCGTCTCGAAGGAGCTTCTGCCTTTACCGCAGTCTGCGACGCCGGCGCCCGCCGTTTCCGACCGATCATCCTGACCACCCTGACCACCTTCGGTGGTTTGGCACCAATGATTTTCGAAACCTCCCGCCAGGCCAGGTTCCTGATCCCGATGGCTCTCTCCCTGGGCTTCGGCATCCTCTTTGCTACGGTCATCACCCTGTTGCTGGTGCCCAGTCTTTACTTGCTGGTAGATGATGTCCTGCAATGGTACAACAGAATTTTCGGGGTAGTGCCTGACGAGGAAGGATCATGAGCGACCCAAACTGGGCTTTGTCCCGAAAGCGGCAAAGACTCACCGAAAGGGCGCAGATCATTCAAAGCATCCGCAGCTTTTTCATCGATCGCGGCTACCTCGAGGTGGAGACCCCACACCGAATCCCGGCGAACGCCCCCGAGCCTCACATCGATGCGGTCGCCAGCGGCGCCTGCGCCTTACACACCTCTCCTGAACTGGCGATGAAACGCATGCTGGCTGCGGGGTACGAGCAGCTGTTCCAGATCTGCCGGGTCTGGCGAAATGGTGAACGCGGTCAGTTTCACCTGCCGGAGTTCACCCTGCTCGAATGGTATCGGGTTGGAATCGACTACAACGCGCTGATGAACGAATGTATGGAACTGCTTTTTGTTCTGCTCCCGGGAGGCAAGCTTGACCGGGGGGGACGAACGATCGACCTGACCATGCCGTGGCAGAAGCTGACAGTTACAGAGGCCTTTACCCGATATGCGTCAATGGATCTGAACCAGGCCCTGGCCTCAGATTGTTTCGAGGAGATCCTGACCAGTGAGGTTGAACCGCATCTGGGCAAAGAGAAACCGACATTTCTGACCGAGTATCCAAGCAGCCTCGCGGCCCTGGCCCGCAGTAAACCCGGAGAGCCGCAGGTCGCTGAACGTTTTGAGCTTTACATCGACGGCCTCGAACTGGCGAATGCTTTTTCGGAGTTGACCGATGCGGAGGAACAACGCCGCCGTTTTGAAAAGGACGAAGAGTTGCGGCGCACCGCGGGTAAGACACCCTATCCTCTCCCTGAAAAATTCCTCGCCGAACTGGAAAACATACCTGAAGCGGCCGGAATTGCCCTCGGCCTTGATCGCCTGATCATGCTGATCACAGAGGCAGAAAAGATTGACGATGTCGTTGCTTTTGGTCCTGATGATTTGTGATCAACGCAATCATAAAATCGAGCGATAAATTTTCAAGCAATGAGTTTGAACGTTAAAATTATTAGTTCAGAGGAAAAGTCTCTTGTTTTCCCCCCTGCCGACAGGCTATAAAAAAGGCAGGGACATCCACTTGACAGAAACCTTGACTGACTATGCATTTTCATTCTGAAACAGCTGTTTTTAATGCCTGCCGAACCCTCTTCGGAAAAGAGGTCAACCTGTCTCGTGATTTTCTCAACTACCTGCAGCCAAGCGGTGCAAAAACCGCCTTCCGCAGTCAGGCCAAAGCTCATCATCCCGACGCTCACGCGAGTTCCTCAAAGAATATCCGCAACCAGCAGACCGAACGCTTCCGGGAAATCCGTCAAGCTTACGACCTGATTATCGAGTTTCTTGAGAATCGTCATCTCAGCCGCAAAACCGCCTCTGCGAAAAGACCTGCGCACACAGCACCCCATTGGGGCAACACGACGACCCGGAAGCGCGAGCAGCAGAAACCTCACGCCAGACCCTCGAAGATACCATCGATTCCCCTCGAGTTCGGCATGTACAGCTACTACCAGGGGAAAGTTTCCTATCAGCAACTGATCGAAGCCCTGGTCTGGCAACGGCGACAAAGACCAACGCTCGGCGCCCTCGCCGAGAAGTGGGGTTGGCTCTCAGATGCCAAGGTAAGCCAAATTCTCCAGCACCGTGGCCAAGCCGCCCGCTTCGGCAAAAAAGCAGTCGAACTCGGCTATCTCAAACCACACCAGGTTGACGCACTGTTGAAATATCAGCGTTCATTACAAACGAGACTCGGTCACTATTTTATTGAGAAGGGGCTGCTCACAGAAGAAGACGCTGACCAGATTTCGACGAATCTCAAGAATCACAATAACCAGCTCAAGCAGCGCACCAGGAATCGCGCCAACAGCCGCCTGTGATCTCTTAAATAAGCTGACGGCGGCGATTGGGTAGTTCGACAACACCGTCAGCAGTTCTCACCTTAAGCACTTCCCCGACTTGCAGAAGATTTTCAGGCAACAACGGCACCTTGCCCTGGCCACCGGGCGGGTCAACAACATATTGCGGGATCCCCAATCCGGAGAACTGGCCGCGCATCGCTGCGATGATCTCAAGGCCACGCTCTACAGGCACCCTGAAATGTGCTGTACCCCGGGCCTGGTCAAGGTGATGCAGGTAGTAGGGACGCACCCGCATCTTCAATAGCTTGCGACAGAGATCGATCATCACGGCAGGACCGTCATTGACACCACCGAGCAGAACCGTCTGATTTCCCAGTGGAATCCCGGCATCAGCCAGGCGTGTGCACGCCTCGATACTGGCAGAGACGATTTCGCGCGGATGATTGAAATGCGTGTTGAGATAGAGGGGCTGAAAACGGGCCAGTAGGCCACAGAGCTCCGGGGTGATGCGCGCCGGCAAGGTGACCGGCACCCGGCTGCCGACACGGATGATCTCCAGGTGAGGGATCGCATGTAATCGGGTCAGGATATCTTCGAGACGGTCGTCATCCAGAAGAAGCGGATCGCCGCCGGTCAGAATAACATCACGAATCCCTGGCGTTGCGACGATGTAGGCGATGCCGTCGGCAACCTGCTGCTGTGAAAAAGCCAGCGCAGAGGTGCCCACCCGATTTTTACGGGTACAGAAACGACAATAGCCGGCACACTGACCGAAAACCAGCAAAAGAGCCCGGTCCGGATAACGATGCACGACCGCCGGCACAGGAGAAAAAGACCGTTCATTCAGGGAATCTTCGGGGAGCTCGTCAACCGCCAGTTCAGAAAGATCAGGAACGCATTGCCTCCAGATCGGATCGCCCGGTTCTTCAATCAGGTCGAGGGTGTGGGGAGTAATCCGCAGAGGATAACGAGCGGCCACGGCACGCAGGGGTTCGGGATCGATGCCGAAGCGTTCTGCCAACTGTTCCGGTGTGGTGAGGCTATCGGCTAGTTGTTTTTTCCAAGGCATAGGTTCTAGTTGTCAGTTGTCAGTTGTCAGTTGTCGGGTGTCAGTTGTCGGGTGTCGGGGTCATCTTCAAGCTTGATTGTCTGATTACTGATCACTGATTACTGGTTTTCGGCTACGCAGCCACCAAACCAGAACAACCAGAATCATCAAGCCGACATCTCGCAACAGCGCAGCAGCAGCCGAAACATCCTGCCCACCGCCCGGGTCAAAACAACCGCAGTCAATATCCAGACCACGCAGCAGAACTGACAGGAGAGCAAGCATGAAGACCAGATTCATGCCGCCCACAGCCACAAGAGCCGGTCGCACCCGGGAATTAAGCAGCAACAGGAGCCCGGCCAAAAACTCCACGTAAGGCAGAGTGGCTGCAACCAGGTAGTTCATGGCGTAAGGGAGAATCTGGTAGGCCGCTACATGTCCGGCAAAAGTGACCACGTCCTGCATTTTCACGGCGCCGGCATAAACAAAGGTCAACGCCAAAGCAAGCCGAGAGAGGTGGTAGAGAATGATTTGCGCGCGTTTCATTGGCTTTCCCCCGCAATGGGAAGGCCAGCGTCACGCCATTCCGGAAAGCCACCTTCAAAAACCCGAACATCGAGGTAGCCGGAATTTATCAAGGTCATGCCCAGGTCAAAAGAGTCAGGGCAGCCGAAGCCACTGCAGTAGGTGATGATAACCCGATTTCTTGCAACCCTTCCAAGGAACTCAGGCAGTTCAGCATCGATCTCGACCATCGGCAGCGAGACGGCACCTTCGATATGTTCTAATGCGTAGAGTTCGGGGCTTCGAGCATCAACGATCAAGCCTCCTGAAGCCATGACCTGCTGGACTTCATCGATCAAGACAGGCATCGGTAACGCGGCAGGTGAGTTGACCTCTTCAATCGTGCTCTGCGGTGAGACAAGGCGACCACTGAAGGCGTCCATCACCAGCTGATGATTCAGGGTCAGACCGAACAGGGCGGCAAAAGCAATCAGAACACAGGCTTCAAGAGCTATGCGTTTCAAATCTCTGAGCATTTATTCGTCCGGAGACTCTGTGAGCTCAGGCCCCATAGTGCCGAGCATTTCGTGCATGGCCCCGACCTTTCGTTCAAGACGATCAATCCGGGCATGGGCTGAGGTCAATTCCGTATTCAGCTCTTCCACCATGAGGTTCTGGTGAGCGTAACGAATTTCCAGCTCAATAATGCGCTCTTTCAGTTCTTCCATAAAGACCTCCTTTAAACGCGCACATGCTATCAGAAGAACCACCGCTGCGCAATCGACTCAATGGGACTGAAATGATTGCAAACTTTCATAAAATTGATATCATTACCGAGATTGTCAACTTTCCCTTTTTAAGATGAGACCTCATGACTAAAGACAAGTTTGTAAAGCAACAGTTCGCCCCTGTGGTTCTCATGCTACTGGCGTGCGGCGTTTTTCTCTGTTCATTGTCACTGGGCAGCCCGGCAACAGCAGCCGAAGAACAGCAACAGCACAGCGAGCCGGCCGCGATGACCCACGATCAAGATGCTGGCATGAACCATGATAAACATGCTGAAATGAATCATGCCAAGCCCAGTGAAATGGCGCATGATCAACACGCCGGGATGAACCACGACAAGTCGGACGAGATGGCCAATGACAAGTCCGGCAAGAAGGCTCCGACCAGGCCCAGCGAGATGAATCACGATCAGCATGCAGGAATGGAACATGACGGCCAGGGCGAAACAGCTGCAGAGACTGCCGTCCATGTTCATCCCGTGCAGACAGAAACCGATGAGAGCAAAGTCGGGCTTGATGAAAAGCTCGGCGCCATCCTCCCCCTCGATCTGGTCTTTACTGACGAGCAGGGCAACCCTGTCAGCCTCGCTGAGCTGGTGAACAAACCGACCGTAATCGCGCCGGTCTACTATCGATGCCCCAATGTCTGCCATTTCCTGCAAGGGGATCTGGCACGTGTCCTGCCCGGGCTCAAGCTCAAGGGCGGCGAAGATTACCAGGTTATCTCCGTCAGCTTTGACGACACGGAGAAACCGGAACTGGCACAACGCAGCCGAGATACCTACTACGCGGCCATGAAACACCAGTACCCGGACAAGGCCTGGCGTTTCCTGACCGGCGACAAGGAGACGATTCTTCAGCTAACCGATGCTGCAGGCTATCGTTTTCAAAAAGTCGGCACAGAGTTTCTGCACCCTGTGGTGTTCTTCGTCGTCTCACCAGAGGGCAAGATCGTGCGTTACCTGCACGGCACCCACGTTCTCCCCAAAGATCTGACCCTGGCCCTTTACGAAGCAAAAACAGGGCACGTTGGCACCACAATTCGTAAAATGGTACAGTACTGCTTCAGCTTTGATCCGGAGCAGAAAACATATGTTTTCAACATCCTGCGTGTTTCAGCTACGGCTATTTTAACAACCCTGGCAATCTTCGCTGCCTTCCTGGTGTTCGGCGGCAAGAAGGGCAAGAAGGATAAGAATTTATGAGTGATGTAACGACTACGGCAACCAGCGAGCGCGGCTTTTTCGATGAAGGCCAGTACCCGGGGATCTTTGCCTGGCTCCTCTCCACGGACCATAAGCGTATCGGCCTGCTTTACTTCTGGTGCATCATCTTCTTCTTTTGTGTTGGTGCGATCCTCGGCCTGCTGATTCGTCTGGAACTTTTTGCCCCGGGTGAAACAATCATGGGCGCTCAAACCTACAACGCCGTCTTTACTCTGCACGGCGTTATCATGATTTTTCTCTTTATCATTCCTGGCATACCGGCGGCCTTTGGCAACCTGATCATGCCGATCCAGATTGGCGCCCGTGATGTGGCCTTTCCGAAACTCAACCTCTTCTCCTGGTATCTTTACATCACAGGCGCTATGCTTGCGGTGACCTCACTCTTTACCGGCGGCGGGCCACCGGACACCGGCTGGACCTTCTACGTACCCTTCTCGGCCCAGACCAGCACCAACGTTTCCTTAGCTGCCGTGGCGGTCTTTATTCTCGGTTTCTCGTCGATACTCACCGGCCTTAACTTCGTCACCACGGTTCACCGCTTGCGGACCGAGGGCATGACCTGGATGCGCATCCCGCTTTTCACCTGGTCACTCTACGCCACCGCCTGGATCCAGATCCTCGCCACGCCGGTCATCGGCATTACCGTTGCCCTGCTCTTTGCTGAACGGGTTATCGGCACCGGCCTCTTCGATCCGGCCCAGGGTGGAGATCCGATCATGTTCCAGCACCTGTTCTGGATCTACTCACATCCGGCGGTTTACATCATGATTCTTCCCGGCATGGGCGTGGTCTCCGATATTATCCCGGTTTTTTCCCGCAAGCCCTGCTTCGGCTACAAAGCCATCGTCGTTTCAAGCCTCGCCATCGCCTTTGCCGGTTCCCTGGTCTGGGCACACCACATGTACACCAGCGGCATGTCAGACATGGCTGTCCTGGTCTTCTCGTTTTTGACTTTCATCGTTGCCATTCCCTCGGCTATCAAGGTTTTCAACTGGCTGGCGACCCTCTATGAAGGCTCGATTCTGCTCGACCCGCCGCTCCTTTACGCGCTGTCATTCATCCTGCTCTTTACCATCGGCGGCTTAACCGGTCTGGTTCTCGGCGCGGCAGCAGCAGATGTTCACGTGCACGACACATACTTCGTTGTTGGCCACTTCCATTTCGTCATGTTCGGCGGTACCGGTATGGCCTTCTTCGCCGCCATGCACTATTGGCTTCCAAAGATCTACGGCCGCATGTACGACAAAACCATCGCAACCGTTGCCTGGGCTATCATGGTCATCGGCTTCCTGATTCTCTACATCTCGATGAAGATCGTCGGCATGCAGGGGATGCCGCGCCGCTACTACGACTATGTCCCTGAATTTACCGGCCTGAATCAATTGGCAACCGTCGGCTCCTGGATTCTGGCTGTTGGGCTGGTGCTGATGTTCGCCAACATTTTTCGTGGCATTTTCAAAGGCGACCCTGTAGAAGCCAACCCCTGGGGCGGAGCCTCTCTCGAATGGCAGGTCCCCTCACCCCCGCCGATGGAGAATTTTGGCGAGGAGGATCCGGTGGTCACTCACGGCCCTTATGATTTCACGAAAGCGGGGATCCTATGAGCGGCCATGTTCACAAGGATTATACGGGCGCCAAGTTCGGCATGTGGCTCTTCCTCTTTACCGAGGTACTCCTCTTTGGCGGACTTTTTCTCCTCTATGCCGTCTACCTGGCGCGCTATCCACAAGAGTTTATTTCCGCCGGCAAAGAGCTCAATGTCTGGTTCGGTGGCGGCAACACCTTAGTCCTGCTGACCAGCAGCCTGTTCGTCGCGATCTCGATCACCGCCTTGCGCCGTGGTGCCAAGACGCTCTGCCTCCGGCTGCTCGGCAGTACCATCGCTTGCGCCGTCATCTTTATGGTCAACAAATACTTTGAGTGGAGCGCCAAAATCAATCACGGCATCTATCCCGGCTCGGAGCACCTGAAAGAGATGCAGCCCGGTGAGATGATCTTCTTCAACCTTTATTATCTAACCACGGGACTGCACGGTCTCCACGTTATCATCGGAGCCCTGGTTATCGCCTGGGCCATGATCCTGATTAAAAAAGACCGGGTCAATGCCGATGATTGGGTTATTCTCGAAAATGCCGGGCTTTACTGGCACCTGGTTGACCTGATCTGGATTTTTGTTTTCCCGCTGTACTATCTGATTTTGCACTAACCAATACGGAGAAGACTTAACGCAAAGACGCCAAGGGGTAAGGAAAGACGCAGAGAGAACTTCTTTGTTTTAAAACCCATAAAACCGATTTTCTTTGCGTCTTGGTTTTAACCTTTGCGCCTTGAGTGAGTAAAGCGAACGGGCGTTAAAAGTTTTTCGCCCTTAAGTCCAAAAGAGGTATTTATGTCCGAAGAACACACTCATATAGTTCCTTACAAAACTTTCGCCATTATCTGGATCGCACTACTGATCCTCACCGGGGTCACCGTAGCCGTAGCGCAATACAACCTGGGTGCGATGAACATTTGGGTTGCCCTTGGCATTGCGACACTCAAATCAGGCTTGGTGGTTGCAGTCTTCATGCACATGAAGTACGAAAATCGTCTTTTCAAGCTATCGTTGTTTGCAGCGTTGGCGATTCTGGCAATCTTTATCGGCCTTAACTTTTTTGATGTTCTATATCGCTAAGGAGAGACTGTGAACACCCAACCTCTGATTACTACCACTGAGGCAGTCGACAAGGCTTTTTATATTATCTTCGGCATCAGTGGCGTCGCCCTGCTCGGCATCACGGTGGCCATGGTTTACCTGGTCTGGCGATATAATCGCAAAAGATATCCTGTGCCACTCAGCCAGAAAGATCACAACGTCTGGCTTGAAATCACCTGGACGGTCATCCCGTCGATTCTGGTCATGGTGATGTTCTGGTACGGCTGGGAAGGCTACCTTTCCCTGCGTCGCGTTCCGGACAACGCTATCCCGGTTCAGGGCAATGCCCGCATGTGGTCGTGGCTCTTCACCTATGAGAACGGCAAAACCTCTGACAAGCTTTATGTTCCGGTCGGACAACCGGTCAACGTAAGACTGAATTCCGAAGATGTGCTACACAGCTTCTATGTGCCAGCTTTCCGGGTGAAACGTGATTGCGTCCCGGGCATGGAGACTTACGCCTGGTTCGTCGCTGAAGAGCCGGGCAGCTATGATCTCTTCTGTGCAGAATATTGCGGGGTCGCCCACGCTGACATGATCACCACGGTCGAAGCCATTCCCGCCGCAGAATTTGCCGGCTGGCTGGCAGAGAAACCCTCAGCGACTGCTGCTGGCAAGGGTTTACTGCAAAAACATGGATGCCTGGGCTGCCACTCTCTTGATGGCTCACCATCGGTAGGACCAAGCTTCCAAGGCATCGGAGGACGCCAGGTCACAGTGATCGCCAATGGCGAGAGTCGAACCCTGACCAGCGATCGTGATTATCTGGAAAAGGCGATTATCGACCCGAATATTGAGATTGTCGAAGGCTTCCCACCGGCCATGCCTTCTTACGCAGGAAAAATTCCCGAAGAAGACATGACAGGAATCCTTGATTACCTGCTCAACCTCAAAGCTGGTGGACAGTCTGGCGAAGAGACCACAGAGAACCAGTTAGAAGAAGCTGAACAAACAGAAGAGAAGGCTCCCGCTGAAGAAGCAACAGCACCCGCTACCTCTGAAGAGCCAGCAAGCCCTGCGGAACGAGGCGAAGCGCTGGCAGCCAAGAACGGCTGTCTCGGCTGCCACAGCGTTGATGGCAGCAAACGCGTTGGCCCCACATTAAAAGGCTTCTGGGGCAGTGAGCGTATCGTCACCCGGGATGGCCAGGAGATAACCCTTGTCGCTGATGACAGCTACCTGATCAAAGCGCTTCGCGAACCGGGTGCAGACGTGCTTCAGGGCTATCCCCCGGCGATGCCACCCTACCCGGGCCTCAGCGATGAAGAGATTCAGGACCTGCGTGCCTGGCTGGAGACATTGAAGTGACATGCAGAGCCATTCCGGAACCATGACAAACCTGGCGGCGTTAAGTCGTCTGATCAGACTGCCCCTGTCGGTGATGGTGGCAATCTCTGCTCTCACCGCTGCCCTGGCAGCAGATCAACATGTTTCCGGGCTCGTCCTCTGGGCGCTGGCCTGGGGTATCTTCCTGCTCAGCGCATCCTGCTCGGTGCTCAACCAGGTTCAGGAACGCTCGACTGACGCCCTGATGCACCGCACCTGCCGCCGCCCCCTGGCCAGCGGTGCTCTCTCGCCAGGATCGGGGATGTTGATCGGCCTTCTTTTCGGCAGTGGTGGACTCGTCATTCTTTTTGCAACCACCGGCCCGAACACAGCCCTGTTGGGGCTGGCTGCAACAGCCTGGTATCTACTCACCTATACACCGTTGAAACGGCGCTCATCGTTGGCCGTAATTGCCGGAACCCCTTGCGGAGCTCTGCCGCCACTGATTGGTTGGCTGGCCGCAGGAGGAGACCCACTCGACCCACGCCCCCTCGCGCTGGTCCTGCTCATGGTCCTCTGGCAGGTTCCTCACTACTGGCTCCTGGCGCTACCCGATCGTGAAGAGTTGAAAAGGGTTGGTTTCAAAGTCCTGCCGCAAAAGCTGAGCAGCCATCAACTCTTGAGCATCAGCCATTTCTGGATTCTCGGCATGGTGACGGCCACCTTGTTACTGCTGCCGATGCAGCTGGTACAACTGCCAATACTGCAGGGGGTGATTGCCGGTCTGGCCATCTTTTTTGCGATCTGGACAACAGGTGTTCAGAAAAAGACCTTCTTTATTGAAAAAACCGCTGCCAAACTACGCATCGGCTTACACATCTACCTCGGCCTGATACTGGGCTGCATCCTCCTCAACGGTCTCCTGCTCAGATTGGCACTTTAATCTCTGACTCTAGCTGTTTTTGTCAAATGCCGCCCCCAGGATAGCCCCCCCCGCAGCAAACTATCAGGCAACAGCTAATGACAAGACAAGACAAAACCTGACCAAAATCCTTTTCGTCACAGAGGACACAGCATTTTTGACCGTTCCTGCACGATCGATGTCGGTGAGCTCTGTAGAAATTATGGGGGAGGCCACCGTGGCCCTGGGAGCTGCGTATTAAGAGCCATGGTCGCCGGTCCAGCCATCAAAATCAGTGCCGAGAAACTACGAAAAAATTAAAAAAGCGCCCCGTTTAAGGGCGCTTTTTTATTATTGCGTCAGCCTGTTGGAAGAGGCCTTAATCTCCGACCTGCACCATCGAGGCAAACAACTTCCTCAATACTGCTCGAATTCATCATCGACTGTATCACGAGTTGCTCCAAAATCCGCCTGATAATCATTACGGGGTATTTGACGCTGTTGGGGCGACGACAATTCTTGCTTAGTCTGTTTGTCCTCGAACTCAAAGGTTTCACCGAGCTTGAAAACCGCAACCATCTGCTGAAGGTGTTCTGCCTGGGCTGAAAGCTCTTCCGAAGTTGACGCCATCTCTTCAGTCGCCGCAGCATTTTTCTGAATGACCTGGTCAAGCTGTTGGATCGATTTGTTAATCTGCTCAGCTCCGGCATCCTGCTCCTTGCTGGCAGCGCTTATTTCCTGAACCAGTTCGGCGGTCTTCTGGATATCAGGGACAATGACTTCCAGCATATTTCCGGCCTCTTCAGCGATATCAACGCTGTTGCCAGAAAGTTCACTGATTTCACCGGCGGCCTGCTGACTCCGTTCTGCAAGTTTGCGAACTTCAGCAGCAACAACAGCAAAACCTTTACCATGCTCACCGGCTCGCGCGGCCTCGATCGCGGCATTCAGGGCCAGAAGATTGGTTTGCCTGGCGATCTCCTCAATGATCTGGATCTTGCCAGCGATCTCTTTCATCGCGACAACGGTCGCCCGAACCGCCTGGCCGCCTTCACCACCTTTTTCCGCCGATAGGATAGCGATCTTTTCCGTCTGCATGGCGTTGTCAGCATTCTGCCTGATATTGGCCACCATCTCTTCAATTGAAGAGGAGGCTTCCTCTGCCGAGGCCGCCTGCTCGGTTGCGCCCTGGTTCAGGGTGGCGCTGGTATCTGTCAGTTGCATGGCTCCTGAGCGAACCTGGTGTGCTGAACGCACGATTTCACCAATCAGGCTGGCCATCTTCGCCTTCAGGCCGCGCAGCGATTTGCCCATGGTGTCCCGATCAGACACCAGCGGCAAGTCTACAGTCAGATCTGCATCAGCCATCTTCTCCAATTGACGCATCTTCTCAGCCATTGCATCGAGGAAAGCATTGACACTTTCGATAACGATACCGATTTCGTCATTACTGACCTTACTGGTGCGCAGAGACAAGTCGTTGGTCGATTCCATTTCGCGCATGGTACCCACCAGGGCCATCAGAGGACCAATAATAATCCGTTGCAACAAGATCCAGACTGCAATGATCATCACCAGGGCCAACACAACAATTTTCTGAATGGTCGAAACAATTTCGTCCATCAAGGCATCATTAAGCCCCTGGTAAGACATCACCACTTCGAAACGGCCA includes:
- a CDS encoding SCO family protein: MTKDKFVKQQFAPVVLMLLACGVFLCSLSLGSPATAAEEQQQHSEPAAMTHDQDAGMNHDKHAEMNHAKPSEMAHDQHAGMNHDKSDEMANDKSGKKAPTRPSEMNHDQHAGMEHDGQGETAAETAVHVHPVQTETDESKVGLDEKLGAILPLDLVFTDEQGNPVSLAELVNKPTVIAPVYYRCPNVCHFLQGDLARVLPGLKLKGGEDYQVISVSFDDTEKPELAQRSRDTYYAAMKHQYPDKAWRFLTGDKETILQLTDAAGYRFQKVGTEFLHPVVFFVVSPEGKIVRYLHGTHVLPKDLTLALYEAKTGHVGTTIRKMVQYCFSFDPEQKTYVFNILRVSATAILTTLAIFAAFLVFGGKKGKKDKNL
- a CDS encoding J domain-containing protein translates to MHFHSETAVFNACRTLFGKEVNLSRDFLNYLQPSGAKTAFRSQAKAHHPDAHASSSKNIRNQQTERFREIRQAYDLIIEFLENRHLSRKTASAKRPAHTAPHWGNTTTRKREQQKPHARPSKIPSIPLEFGMYSYYQGKVSYQQLIEALVWQRRQRPTLGALAEKWGWLSDAKVSQILQHRGQAARFGKKAVELGYLKPHQVDALLKYQRSLQTRLGHYFIEKGLLTEEDADQISTNLKNHNNQLKQRTRNRANSRL
- the epmA gene encoding EF-P lysine aminoacylase EpmA; its protein translation is MSDPNWALSRKRQRLTERAQIIQSIRSFFIDRGYLEVETPHRIPANAPEPHIDAVASGACALHTSPELAMKRMLAAGYEQLFQICRVWRNGERGQFHLPEFTLLEWYRVGIDYNALMNECMELLFVLLPGGKLDRGGRTIDLTMPWQKLTVTEAFTRYASMDLNQALASDCFEEILTSEVEPHLGKEKPTFLTEYPSSLAALARSKPGEPQVAERFELYIDGLELANAFSELTDAEEQRRRFEKDEELRRTAGKTPYPLPEKFLAELENIPEAAGIALGLDRLIMLITEAEKIDDVVAFGPDDL
- a CDS encoding KamA family radical SAM protein, coding for MPWKKQLADSLTTPEQLAERFGIDPEPLRAVAARYPLRITPHTLDLIEEPGDPIWRQCVPDLSELAVDELPEDSLNERSFSPVPAVVHRYPDRALLLVFGQCAGYCRFCTRKNRVGTSALAFSQQQVADGIAYIVATPGIRDVILTGGDPLLLDDDRLEDILTRLHAIPHLEIIRVGSRVPVTLPARITPELCGLLARFQPLYLNTHFNHPREIVSASIEACTRLADAGIPLGNQTVLLGGVNDGPAVMIDLCRKLLKMRVRPYYLHHLDQARGTAHFRVPVERGLEIIAAMRGQFSGLGIPQYVVDPPGGQGKVPLLPENLLQVGEVLKVRTADGVVELPNRRRQLI
- the ctaD gene encoding cytochrome c oxidase subunit I translates to MSDVTTTATSERGFFDEGQYPGIFAWLLSTDHKRIGLLYFWCIIFFFCVGAILGLLIRLELFAPGETIMGAQTYNAVFTLHGVIMIFLFIIPGIPAAFGNLIMPIQIGARDVAFPKLNLFSWYLYITGAMLAVTSLFTGGGPPDTGWTFYVPFSAQTSTNVSLAAVAVFILGFSSILTGLNFVTTVHRLRTEGMTWMRIPLFTWSLYATAWIQILATPVIGITVALLFAERVIGTGLFDPAQGGDPIMFQHLFWIYSHPAVYIMILPGMGVVSDIIPVFSRKPCFGYKAIVVSSLAIAFAGSLVWAHHMYTSGMSDMAVLVFSFLTFIVAIPSAIKVFNWLATLYEGSILLDPPLLYALSFILLFTIGGLTGLVLGAAAADVHVHDTYFVVGHFHFVMFGGTGMAFFAAMHYWLPKIYGRMYDKTIATVAWAIMVIGFLILYISMKIVGMQGMPRRYYDYVPEFTGLNQLATVGSWILAVGLVLMFANIFRGIFKGDPVEANPWGGASLEWQVPSPPPMENFGEEDPVVTHGPYDFTKAGIL
- a CDS encoding SlyX family protein; translation: MEELKERIIELEIRYAHQNLMVEELNTELTSAHARIDRLERKVGAMHEMLGTMGPELTESPDE
- a CDS encoding MauE/DoxX family redox-associated membrane protein; translation: MKRAQIILYHLSRLALALTFVYAGAVKMQDVVTFAGHVAAYQILPYAMNYLVAATLPYVEFLAGLLLLLNSRVRPALVAVGGMNLVFMLALLSVLLRGLDIDCGCFDPGGGQDVSAAAALLRDVGLMILVVLVWWLRSRKPVISDQ
- a CDS encoding rhodanese-like domain-containing protein, with translation MLRDLKRIALEACVLIAFAALFGLTLNHQLVMDAFSGRLVSPQSTIEEVNSPAALPMPVLIDEVQQVMASGGLIVDARSPELYALEHIEGAVSLPMVEIDAELPEFLGRVARNRVIITYCSGFGCPDSFDLGMTLINSGYLDVRVFEGGFPEWRDAGLPIAGESQ
- a CDS encoding cytochrome c oxidase subunit 3 family protein → MSGHVHKDYTGAKFGMWLFLFTEVLLFGGLFLLYAVYLARYPQEFISAGKELNVWFGGGNTLVLLTSSLFVAISITALRRGAKTLCLRLLGSTIACAVIFMVNKYFEWSAKINHGIYPGSEHLKEMQPGEMIFFNLYYLTTGLHGLHVIIGALVIAWAMILIKKDRVNADDWVILENAGLYWHLVDLIWIFVFPLYYLILH
- a CDS encoding cytochrome C oxidase subunit IV family protein, whose protein sequence is MSEEHTHIVPYKTFAIIWIALLILTGVTVAVAQYNLGAMNIWVALGIATLKSGLVVAVFMHMKYENRLFKLSLFAALAILAIFIGLNFFDVLYR